A window of the Synechococcus sp. M16.1 genome harbors these coding sequences:
- the lpxB gene encoding lipid-A-disaccharide synthase translates to MVRLLISTGEVSGDLQGSLLIRALRLEAERRGLELEVLALGGPRMEAEGALLIADTAPMGAIGLWEAVPLILPTLRLQARVDALLEEQALDGVVLIDYVGANVRLGTRLRRQQPELPITYYIAPQEWAWRFGDGSTTRLLDFTDRILAIFPAEAEFYAARGADVSWVGHPLLDSFQNLPDRASARRQLGLDPEAPVLLLLPASRLQELRYLMPPLAQAAAQLQQRHPDLQVLLPAGLAQFEAPLAAALHEAGVRHARVIPAAEADGLKTTFCAAADLALGKSGTVNVELALQGVPQVVGYRVSRLTAWLARHVLRFQVDHISPVNLLLKQRLVPELLQDELTAEALVERALPLLTDTPERQAMLEGYARLRTTLGAPGVTERAAKAILDQVIG, encoded by the coding sequence ATGGTTCGGCTGCTGATCAGCACCGGGGAGGTCTCCGGTGATCTGCAGGGCAGCCTGTTGATTCGCGCCTTGCGGTTGGAGGCGGAACGGCGGGGGCTTGAGCTGGAGGTGCTGGCCCTGGGTGGCCCGCGCATGGAGGCGGAGGGTGCGTTGTTGATCGCCGACACCGCGCCGATGGGAGCCATTGGCCTGTGGGAGGCCGTTCCGTTGATTCTTCCCACGCTGCGGCTGCAGGCCCGGGTAGATGCGCTGTTGGAGGAACAGGCCCTTGATGGGGTGGTGCTGATCGACTACGTCGGGGCCAACGTGCGTTTGGGCACACGGCTGCGGCGCCAGCAGCCTGAGCTGCCGATCACGTATTACATCGCTCCCCAGGAGTGGGCTTGGCGCTTTGGCGATGGCAGCACCACCCGTCTGCTGGACTTCACCGACAGGATCCTCGCGATCTTTCCGGCAGAGGCCGAGTTCTATGCCGCCCGCGGTGCGGATGTGAGCTGGGTGGGCCATCCCCTGCTTGACAGCTTCCAGAACCTGCCCGATCGCGCCAGTGCCCGCCGCCAACTGGGTTTGGATCCTGAAGCGCCGGTGTTGCTGCTGCTGCCGGCCTCGCGCCTCCAGGAGTTGCGTTATCTGATGCCACCGCTGGCCCAGGCGGCAGCCCAGTTGCAGCAACGCCACCCTGATCTTCAGGTGCTGTTGCCCGCTGGGCTTGCGCAGTTCGAAGCCCCCCTGGCGGCAGCGCTGCACGAAGCCGGTGTGCGCCACGCCCGGGTGATTCCCGCTGCTGAAGCGGATGGGTTGAAAACTACCTTCTGTGCGGCGGCGGATCTTGCCCTGGGCAAATCCGGCACGGTGAATGTGGAGCTGGCCCTGCAGGGGGTTCCCCAGGTGGTGGGGTACCGCGTGAGCCGACTGACGGCCTGGCTTGCCCGCCATGTGCTGCGCTTCCAGGTGGATCACATCTCGCCGGTGAATCTGTTGCTCAAGCAGCGGTTGGTGCCGGAGCTGCTCCAGGACGAACTCACGGCTGAAGCTTTGGTGGAGAGGGCGCTTCCTCTGCTGACTGACACCCCAGAGCGCCAGGCCATGCTGGAGGGGTACGCACGGCTGCGGACCACCCTGGGTGCTCCTGGGGTCACCGAGCGGGCGGCCAAGGCCATCTTGGATCAGGTGATCGGATGA
- the lpxA gene encoding acyl-ACP--UDP-N-acetylglucosamine O-acyltransferase yields MSQQTASQQIHPTAVVDPKAELASGVVIGPGAVVGPEVVIGENTWIGPHAVLDGRLTLGRDNKVYPGACLGLPPQDLKYRGANTEVLIGDGNTLRECVTINRATEEGEVTRIGNGNLLMAYCHLGHNCDLGNNIVMSNAIQVAGHVVIEDRAVIGGCLGIHQFVHIGGMAMVGGMTRVDRDVPPYCLVEGHPGRVRGLNRVGLRRRGLAANHDGAELKQLQEIWTLMYRSDLVIADALQQARRQPLLPAAEHFCRFLEASTGQGRRGPMPVQGR; encoded by the coding sequence ATGTCGCAGCAAACGGCGTCACAGCAAATCCACCCCACGGCGGTGGTCGACCCGAAGGCTGAGCTGGCCTCCGGCGTGGTCATCGGCCCGGGTGCGGTGGTCGGCCCTGAGGTGGTGATCGGAGAGAACACCTGGATCGGTCCCCATGCCGTGTTGGATGGTCGGCTGACCCTGGGCCGTGACAACAAGGTGTACCCGGGCGCCTGCCTCGGGCTTCCGCCGCAGGATCTCAAGTACCGCGGTGCCAACACCGAGGTGTTGATTGGTGATGGGAACACGCTGCGGGAATGCGTGACGATCAACCGCGCCACCGAAGAGGGCGAGGTGACCCGCATCGGCAACGGCAACCTGCTGATGGCCTACTGCCATCTGGGCCACAACTGCGATCTCGGCAACAACATCGTGATGTCCAATGCCATTCAGGTGGCGGGCCACGTGGTGATCGAAGACCGTGCGGTGATCGGTGGCTGTCTGGGCATTCACCAGTTCGTTCACATCGGTGGGATGGCGATGGTCGGTGGGATGACCCGCGTCGACCGGGATGTTCCCCCCTATTGCCTGGTGGAAGGCCATCCGGGCCGCGTGCGTGGGCTGAACCGCGTGGGCCTGCGGCGCCGTGGCCTGGCTGCCAACCATGACGGCGCTGAACTCAAGCAGCTTCAGGAGATCTGGACCCTGATGTATCGCTCCGACCTGGTGATTGCCGATGCGCTTCAGCAGGCCCGAAGGCAGCCCTTGCTGCCGGCGGCTGAGCATTTCTGCCGGTTCCTTGAAGCCTCCACGGGGCAGGGGCGCCGGGGGCCGATGCCGGTGCAGGGCCGCTGA
- the fabZ gene encoding 3-hydroxyacyl-ACP dehydratase FabZ, which translates to MTESTTPNVVLTSEQIAGLLPHRYPFALVDRVIAHEPGVSATAIKNVTMNEPQFQGHFPERPLMPGVLIVEAMAQVGGLIVTQMPDLPKGLFVFAGIDGVRFRRPVVPGDQLVIRCELLSLKRKRFGKVKAEATVDGDLACSGELMFSLVG; encoded by the coding sequence GTGACTGAATCCACCACCCCAAACGTCGTGCTCACCAGCGAGCAGATCGCCGGTTTGCTCCCGCACCGTTACCCCTTCGCGCTGGTGGATCGGGTCATCGCCCATGAGCCCGGGGTTTCGGCCACGGCGATCAAGAACGTGACCATGAACGAGCCCCAGTTCCAGGGGCATTTCCCCGAGCGTCCCCTGATGCCAGGGGTGCTGATTGTGGAGGCGATGGCGCAGGTGGGTGGTCTGATCGTGACCCAGATGCCCGATCTGCCGAAGGGACTGTTCGTTTTCGCCGGGATTGACGGGGTACGCTTCCGGCGCCCTGTGGTTCCTGGAGATCAGCTGGTGATCCGCTGTGAACTGCTCAGCCTCAAGCGCAAACGTTTCGGCAAGGTGAAGGCGGAGGCCACAGTGGACGGCGATCTGGCCTGCTCCGGGGAATTGATGTTCTCCCTGGTGGGCTGA
- the lpxC gene encoding UDP-3-O-acyl-N-acetylglucosamine deacetylase has translation MTSWPHDYSAGWTLAEQTSRSGVGLHTGAEATVELRPTDQPGFHMRLPGMEQPIQLRPDQVRDSPLCTTLDLGSSKVATVEHLLAALAGCGLSHVEIGLNGHEVPLLDGSALGWVEAIASVGLVPAATPRPAPPKLEQPLLRTRGNSVITATPADCFGVVGIIDFPQAAIGRQQFALELTPQRFVDEIAPARTFGFREQVEQLRAAGLIQGGALDNALVCDGDQWMNPPLRFEDEPVRHKLLDLIGDLALVGFPQAQVLVYKGSHGLHTDLAAAL, from the coding sequence GTGACCAGCTGGCCTCACGACTACTCCGCTGGTTGGACACTGGCGGAGCAAACATCACGCTCGGGCGTTGGTCTCCACACTGGAGCTGAGGCCACGGTGGAGCTTCGGCCGACGGATCAGCCGGGGTTCCACATGCGTTTGCCGGGCATGGAGCAGCCCATCCAGCTGCGGCCGGATCAGGTGCGCGACAGCCCGTTGTGCACCACCTTGGATCTGGGTTCCAGCAAGGTGGCCACCGTCGAACATCTGCTTGCGGCTCTTGCAGGTTGTGGGCTCAGCCATGTGGAGATTGGCCTTAACGGCCATGAAGTTCCGCTGCTGGATGGCTCAGCCCTGGGTTGGGTGGAGGCGATCGCCAGTGTTGGGTTGGTGCCGGCGGCCACCCCGCGGCCGGCTCCACCGAAGTTGGAGCAACCCCTGCTGCGCACCCGGGGCAACAGTGTGATCACCGCCACTCCGGCCGATTGCTTTGGCGTTGTAGGGATAATTGACTTCCCGCAGGCGGCCATTGGGCGACAGCAATTCGCCCTAGAGCTCACGCCCCAACGCTTCGTCGATGAGATCGCTCCAGCACGCACCTTTGGCTTCCGGGAGCAGGTGGAGCAGCTGCGCGCTGCGGGATTGATCCAGGGCGGAGCTCTGGACAATGCCCTGGTCTGTGACGGTGATCAGTGGATGAATCCACCGCTGCGGTTCGAGGATGAACCTGTGCGCCATAAGCTCTTGGACCTAATCGGCGACCTGGCCCTCGTCGGTTTTCCCCAGGCACAGGTTCTTGTGTACAAGGGATCCCATGGTCTTCACACCGATCTCGCAGCCGCTTTGTGA
- a CDS encoding outer membrane protein assembly factor, translated as MTRRSTRRSSVAFRGTVLGLMLGIPLVAPPVMAQEATPGNPAAEAEEVVAENTLVEQPRVLISEVLIEGIEGHPEEERLQISTYDAMQVRPGMRVTREELQNDLNGIQATGWFSDVRIVPQNGPLGVQVVVQVQPFPPLSAVEINGDEENLLSDELIEEAFASDYGRTLNLNDLQQRMKALQTSVAGQGYSLARVSGPERVSPEGVVTLKLLQGNVSGVEVKFLTQDGDDTDENGNSIRGKTREWVITREVSIQPGDPFNRNQLERDIKRLYGTQLFSDVKVTLRPVPEEPGDVVIVLGIVEQSTGQLSGGLGYSQSQGVFGQVQLQETNLLGRAWNLSTNITYGQYGGLANLSFRDPWIYGDKHRTSFRTSVFLSQQVPQVFQSDDNGYIRTAKDYVDNGSNKAYETGRSYGFTDGNKAPDDVNKADSEYPNRSWYDYEGDTVVLRRTGGSFSFSRPLNGGNPYKDSKWNVLAGMSFAEVRPVNFAGSTRPYGVSTNNRKNGVVDGDDVICVAYNCADSNTLVGVRVATTYNNFNNPRNPTSGNFFTAGTEQFFGINNDSPTFNRLRASYTQFFPVNWLKIHKGCRPKAGEQADCPQAIGVQIKGGLLMGEAPPYEAFCMGGSNSIRGWYDCDLAVSKAFSELTLEYRFPLISIFSGEVFMDAGTDIGTQKDVPGKPGLLLDKSGSGVSVGTGVIVTTPVGPLRVEVASKDFSSDWRFNLGVGWKF; from the coding sequence ATGACCCGCCGTTCGACCCGCCGCTCTTCGGTTGCCTTTCGTGGCACGGTTCTGGGTCTGATGCTGGGGATCCCCCTGGTCGCTCCACCGGTGATGGCTCAGGAGGCCACGCCTGGGAACCCAGCTGCTGAGGCTGAAGAGGTTGTTGCTGAAAACACCCTGGTGGAACAGCCCCGGGTGCTGATCTCCGAGGTGCTGATTGAGGGCATCGAGGGCCACCCGGAAGAGGAACGTCTTCAGATCTCCACCTACGACGCCATGCAGGTGCGTCCGGGGATGCGTGTGACACGCGAGGAGCTGCAGAACGATCTGAATGGCATTCAGGCCACAGGTTGGTTCTCGGATGTGCGGATCGTTCCTCAGAACGGACCGCTCGGGGTTCAAGTGGTTGTTCAGGTGCAGCCCTTCCCTCCGCTGAGTGCCGTAGAGATCAACGGTGACGAGGAGAATCTCCTCTCGGATGAGCTGATTGAGGAGGCGTTTGCCTCCGATTACGGCCGCACGCTGAACCTCAACGATCTGCAGCAGCGGATGAAGGCCCTGCAGACCTCCGTGGCCGGTCAGGGATATTCCCTGGCGCGGGTGTCCGGTCCGGAACGGGTCAGTCCTGAGGGTGTGGTCACGCTGAAACTTCTGCAGGGCAATGTGTCTGGCGTTGAGGTGAAATTCCTCACCCAAGATGGTGATGACACCGATGAGAACGGCAACTCCATCCGCGGCAAGACCAGGGAGTGGGTGATCACCCGAGAGGTTTCGATTCAGCCTGGTGATCCGTTCAACCGCAACCAGCTCGAGAGGGACATCAAACGCCTGTACGGCACCCAGCTGTTCAGTGATGTGAAGGTCACCCTGCGGCCTGTGCCCGAAGAGCCCGGCGACGTGGTGATCGTGCTGGGCATCGTTGAACAGTCCACCGGCCAGCTTTCCGGAGGCCTTGGCTACAGCCAAAGTCAGGGTGTGTTCGGTCAGGTGCAATTACAGGAGACCAACCTCCTCGGAAGAGCTTGGAATCTGTCTACGAACATCACCTACGGCCAGTACGGCGGTCTCGCCAACCTCAGCTTCAGGGATCCCTGGATCTATGGCGACAAGCACCGCACCAGCTTCCGCACGTCGGTGTTCCTGAGCCAGCAGGTGCCACAGGTGTTCCAGAGCGATGACAACGGTTACATCCGCACAGCGAAGGACTACGTCGACAACGGCTCCAACAAGGCTTATGAGACAGGCCGCAGTTATGGATTCACCGATGGAAACAAGGCTCCGGACGACGTCAACAAAGCTGATAGCGAGTACCCCAACCGCAGTTGGTATGACTACGAGGGCGACACGGTGGTGCTGCGCAGGACCGGTGGCAGCTTCTCTTTCTCCCGCCCTTTAAACGGAGGCAATCCCTACAAGGACAGCAAGTGGAATGTGCTGGCCGGCATGTCCTTTGCTGAGGTGCGTCCAGTCAATTTCGCAGGAAGTACTCGGCCATACGGCGTCTCCACCAACAACCGTAAGAATGGAGTGGTCGACGGCGATGACGTGATTTGCGTGGCGTACAACTGCGCCGACAGCAACACCCTTGTGGGAGTACGTGTCGCCACCACTTACAACAACTTCAACAACCCTCGGAACCCCACCAGCGGCAACTTCTTTACGGCTGGTACCGAGCAGTTCTTCGGCATCAACAACGATTCACCCACCTTCAACCGGCTGAGGGCGAGTTACACCCAGTTCTTCCCCGTGAACTGGCTGAAAATCCACAAGGGTTGCCGGCCCAAGGCCGGTGAACAGGCCGATTGCCCGCAGGCCATCGGTGTGCAGATCAAGGGTGGTCTCTTGATGGGTGAAGCGCCCCCGTACGAGGCGTTCTGCATGGGCGGATCCAACTCGATTCGCGGTTGGTACGACTGTGATCTTGCGGTTTCGAAGGCTTTCAGTGAACTCACGCTCGAGTACCGCTTCCCGCTGATCAGCATCTTTTCCGGTGAAGTGTTCATGGACGCCGGTACTGATATCGGCACCCAGAAAGATGTGCCCGGCAAGCCCGGTTTGCTCTTGGACAAGAGCGGCTCCGGTGTTTCCGTGGGTACCGGCGTGATCGTCACCACCCCAGTGGGTCCGCTGCGTGTGGAAGTGGCCAGTAAGGACTTCAGCTCCGATTGGCGGTTCAATCTGGGCGTGGGCTGGAAGTTCTAG
- the purC gene encoding phosphoribosylaminoimidazolesuccinocarboxamide synthase, with translation MTPDHGELLYEGKAKRVFASTDPERVLVEFKNDATAFNAQKKAQLDDKGRLNCQISARLFELLEREGVPTHYCGLAGEAWMLVRRVEIIPLEVVLRNTATGSLCRQTPIAEGTAIEPALLDLYYKDDSLGDPLLTEARVQLLGVADPARLSAIEQLARRVNAVLLPFFEGLDLQLVDFKLELGLAADGTLLLADEISPDTCRLWDRRNSNAEDRILDKDRFRKDLGGVMEAYGEVLKRVQSSCPNPRNCL, from the coding sequence ATGACGCCCGATCACGGAGAGCTGCTTTACGAAGGCAAGGCCAAGCGGGTGTTCGCCAGCACGGATCCTGAGCGGGTGCTGGTGGAGTTCAAGAACGACGCCACCGCTTTCAATGCCCAGAAGAAAGCCCAGCTGGACGACAAAGGTCGGCTGAACTGCCAGATCTCAGCACGGTTGTTCGAGCTGCTGGAGCGTGAGGGGGTGCCGACCCATTACTGCGGTCTGGCCGGGGAGGCCTGGATGCTGGTGCGTCGGGTGGAGATCATTCCCCTCGAGGTGGTGCTGCGCAACACCGCCACCGGATCGCTGTGCCGTCAAACGCCGATCGCGGAGGGTACCGCCATCGAACCCGCCCTGCTGGATCTCTATTACAAGGATGATTCCCTGGGCGATCCCTTGCTTACGGAGGCGCGTGTGCAGCTGCTTGGTGTGGCAGACCCAGCACGACTGTCAGCGATTGAACAACTGGCCCGCCGGGTGAATGCCGTGCTCCTGCCGTTCTTTGAAGGGCTTGATCTGCAATTGGTGGATTTCAAGCTGGAGTTGGGGCTGGCTGCGGACGGAACACTCCTGCTCGCCGATGAGATCAGCCCTGACACCTGCAGGCTCTGGGATCGCCGCAACAGCAATGCCGAAGACCGGATTTTGGACAAGGACCGCTTTCGCAAGGATCTCGGTGGGGTGATGGAGGCCTACGGGGAGGTCCTTAAACGGGTCCAAAGCAGCTGCCCCAACCCCCGCAACTGCCTGTAA
- the purD gene encoding phosphoribosylamine--glycine ligase, with translation MAMSSTRPTTLPALQRALVVGGGGREQALAWALGRCPGLDTVWITPGNGGTEGSAMAVGETDSAGLIALCQQNSVDLVVVGPEAPLAAGVADALRDAGFAVFGPGAEGAQLEASKAWAKQLMQEAGVPTAGYWAVSSEAEALAVLQEVQRPLVVKADGLAAGKGVTVADSVDESETAIREAFEGRFGAAGSQLVLEERMEGPEVSVFALCDGERMVLLPPAQDHKRLKDGDRGPNTGGMGAYAPAPLLNAEGLEEVRRIVLEPTLKALRQRGIDYRGVIYAGLMITADGPQVIEFNCRFGDPECQTLMPLLGPELGAVLQACALGRLDLAPQLSIAERCSACVVAAAEGYPEAPRKGDAIRIDLAPSPNHQLFHAGTRRDSSGELLTAGGRVLAVVAQGDDFDAAFAGAYNGLNQLDYAGITYRRDIGHQVRSGG, from the coding sequence ATGGCCATGTCGTCCACCCGTCCCACCACGCTGCCCGCCCTCCAACGTGCCCTCGTCGTCGGTGGCGGAGGCAGGGAACAGGCCCTGGCCTGGGCCCTGGGCCGTTGTCCGGGCCTGGACACGGTCTGGATCACCCCTGGCAACGGCGGCACGGAAGGCAGCGCCATGGCGGTGGGCGAAACCGATAGCGCTGGGTTGATCGCGCTGTGCCAGCAGAACAGTGTCGACCTGGTGGTGGTGGGTCCGGAAGCGCCGCTGGCCGCTGGTGTTGCCGATGCGCTGCGCGATGCGGGCTTTGCCGTGTTCGGCCCGGGAGCGGAGGGGGCCCAACTGGAGGCGAGCAAAGCTTGGGCGAAGCAGCTGATGCAGGAGGCGGGGGTCCCCACCGCTGGCTACTGGGCGGTGAGCAGTGAAGCCGAGGCCCTGGCGGTGTTGCAGGAGGTGCAACGGCCTCTGGTGGTCAAAGCCGATGGCTTGGCCGCCGGCAAGGGCGTCACGGTGGCGGACAGCGTGGATGAATCGGAAACCGCCATCCGCGAAGCGTTTGAAGGGCGTTTCGGTGCCGCCGGCTCCCAGCTGGTGCTGGAGGAGCGGATGGAGGGCCCTGAAGTGTCGGTGTTCGCCCTCTGCGATGGGGAGCGGATGGTGCTGTTGCCCCCGGCGCAGGACCACAAACGGCTCAAGGACGGTGATCGCGGACCCAACACCGGCGGCATGGGCGCCTATGCCCCCGCCCCGCTTCTGAATGCCGAGGGCCTCGAGGAGGTGCGCCGCATCGTGCTCGAGCCCACCTTGAAGGCCCTGCGCCAACGGGGCATCGATTACCGCGGTGTGATCTACGCCGGCCTGATGATCACGGCCGATGGCCCCCAGGTGATCGAGTTCAACTGTCGCTTCGGCGATCCCGAATGCCAGACCTTGATGCCCCTGCTCGGCCCTGAGCTCGGCGCCGTGCTGCAGGCCTGTGCCTTGGGACGCCTGGACCTGGCCCCGCAGCTGAGCATCGCCGAACGCTGCAGTGCCTGCGTTGTGGCGGCCGCCGAGGGCTACCCGGAGGCTCCCCGCAAAGGCGATGCGATTCGCATCGACCTCGCCCCCAGCCCCAACCATCAGCTGTTTCATGCCGGCACCCGCCGCGACAGCTCCGGCGAACTGCTCACCGCAGGCGGCCGGGTGCTGGCCGTCGTCGCCCAGGGCGATGACTTCGATGCCGCCTTTGCCGGGGCCTACAACGGCCTCAATCAGCTGGATTACGCCGGAATCACCTACCGTCGGGACATCGGCCATCAGGTGCGCTCGGGCGGATGA
- a CDS encoding ATP-binding protein has protein sequence MSSGSGAAIADWALPPSGKPPGDDQNLWDRITAWWAEFTLQTKLLAIATLVVSLMMTGITFFALNGIQRDAVMNDTRYARDLGLLLAGNVTELVAQGQDRELANVAEKFWRSSRSVRYIFFADPEGVVYLGIPISATPSSGDGELRLNRRLELPDELRRRPQNPLVRQHLTPQGAVTDVFVPLIRGGQYYGVLGLGVNPNETALASAALTREVTVAVFISIWVLVILGAVFNALTITRPVKELLRGVRSVASGNFGARVDLPVGGELGELLTGFNAMASQLEAYDEANIEELTAAQVKQQSLIATMADGAMLLDADGRIVLANPTARRLFRWEGRSLEGQELVGELPELLAIELHSPLDSLLGGAADSEDLRCSVGEPARTLRIVLQAVRDASGETLKGIAVTIQDLTREVELNAAQSRFISNVSHELRTPLFNIKSYVETLHDLGDQLSPDEQKEFLGVANDETDRLTRLVNDVLDLSRLESGRTLQFEPISMRPAMEQTLRTYRLNAEDRQVELVLDVPEELPEVLGNWDLLLQVLDNLVGNALKFSRPGGPLALRAYPWPDACSVEGTAITNSDGPTCALTSPLPKLRVEIADTGCGISSADQERIFDRFFRVENAVHTEVGTGLGLSIVRGILEKHGAQVQMASEPEVGTTFWFDLPLAEADKDELQLQAERRSRTAIAEAVEL, from the coding sequence ATGAGCAGCGGCAGCGGAGCAGCAATCGCTGATTGGGCGCTTCCCCCCAGTGGCAAGCCGCCGGGGGACGACCAGAACCTCTGGGACCGCATCACCGCCTGGTGGGCGGAATTCACCCTCCAGACCAAGCTGCTGGCGATTGCCACCCTGGTGGTGAGCCTGATGATGACGGGCATCACCTTCTTCGCGCTGAACGGAATTCAGCGCGATGCCGTGATGAACGACACGCGCTACGCCAGGGATCTGGGCTTGCTGCTAGCCGGCAATGTCACTGAGCTAGTGGCGCAGGGCCAGGACCGTGAGCTGGCCAACGTCGCCGAGAAGTTCTGGCGTTCCAGCCGCAGCGTCCGCTACATCTTCTTCGCCGATCCTGAGGGCGTCGTCTATCTGGGGATCCCGATCAGCGCCACCCCCAGCAGTGGCGATGGGGAGCTTCGTCTCAACCGACGACTGGAGCTGCCCGATGAGCTGCGTCGACGCCCCCAGAACCCCCTGGTGCGGCAACACCTCACGCCCCAGGGTGCCGTCACCGATGTGTTCGTCCCCCTGATCCGGGGGGGTCAGTACTACGGCGTTCTTGGCCTCGGGGTGAACCCGAATGAGACCGCCCTGGCCAGCGCAGCCCTCACCCGGGAGGTGACCGTGGCCGTGTTCATCTCGATCTGGGTGCTGGTGATCCTGGGCGCGGTGTTCAACGCCCTCACCATCACCCGACCAGTGAAGGAACTGCTACGGGGGGTGCGATCCGTCGCCTCCGGCAATTTCGGTGCCCGGGTTGACCTGCCAGTTGGGGGGGAATTGGGGGAACTGCTCACCGGCTTCAACGCCATGGCCTCCCAGCTCGAGGCCTACGACGAGGCCAACATCGAGGAGCTCACCGCCGCCCAGGTGAAGCAGCAGTCATTGATCGCCACCATGGCCGACGGCGCCATGCTGCTGGATGCCGATGGCCGCATCGTGCTGGCCAATCCCACGGCGCGGCGTCTGTTCCGCTGGGAAGGGCGCAGCCTGGAAGGCCAGGAGCTGGTGGGGGAACTGCCGGAACTGCTGGCCATCGAGCTACACAGTCCCCTTGATTCCCTGCTCGGTGGCGCGGCAGACAGTGAAGACCTGCGCTGCAGCGTGGGGGAACCGGCCCGCACCCTGCGCATCGTTTTGCAAGCGGTGCGTGATGCCAGCGGTGAAACCCTCAAGGGCATCGCCGTCACCATCCAAGACCTCACCCGCGAGGTGGAGCTGAATGCGGCCCAGAGCCGCTTCATCAGCAACGTCTCCCATGAACTGCGCACGCCGCTGTTCAACATCAAGAGCTACGTCGAAACCCTGCACGACCTCGGCGATCAGCTCAGCCCCGATGAACAGAAGGAGTTTCTCGGGGTCGCCAACGACGAAACCGATCGACTCACCCGGCTGGTGAACGATGTGCTGGACCTCTCCCGGCTGGAGTCGGGCCGGACGCTGCAGTTCGAACCGATCAGCATGCGCCCGGCCATGGAGCAGACCCTGCGCACCTACCGGCTGAATGCCGAAGATCGCCAGGTGGAACTGGTGCTGGATGTTCCCGAAGAACTGCCCGAGGTGCTGGGCAACTGGGACCTGCTGCTCCAGGTGCTCGACAACCTGGTGGGCAATGCTCTGAAGTTCAGCCGGCCAGGCGGCCCCCTGGCGCTGCGGGCCTATCCCTGGCCCGACGCCTGTTCAGTGGAGGGAACGGCGATCACCAACAGTGATGGACCCACCTGCGCCCTCACCTCACCGCTGCCCAAGCTGAGGGTGGAGATTGCCGACACGGGCTGCGGCATCAGCAGCGCTGATCAGGAGCGCATCTTCGATCGCTTCTTCCGGGTCGAGAACGCCGTTCACACGGAAGTGGGCACCGGACTGGGTCTTTCGATCGTGCGCGGGATTCTCGAGAAACACGGCGCCCAGGTTCAGATGGCGAGTGAGCCCGAGGTGGGCACCACCTTCTGGTTCGACCTGCCCCTGGCGGAGGCCGACAAGGATGAGCTGCAACTGCAGGCGGAACGGCGCAGCCGCACCGCCATCGCTGAAGCCGTCGAGCTGTAG